The Candidatus Cloacimonadaceae bacterium genome contains the following window.
CGATTTCAGGACGAAGCTCGATTCCAACCCGCTCAAAAATATCAAGCAAATCCTGATACGCACCTTCTCCACCCAGAAAATCCCAAAAATCATCTGCAACCTTCAGTTCATGTTCGAGATCGAGCATCCCTTTCATTGTCCACCGGGCATAGGGTTTCGGCTCATAGGGATTGTATGG
Protein-coding sequences here:
- a CDS encoding TdeIII family type II restriction endonuclease, producing PYNPYEPKPYARWTMKGMLDLEHELKVADDFWDFLGGEGAYQDLLDIFERVGIELRPEIDDYFARFGG